In Penicillium psychrofluorescens genome assembly, chromosome: 5, a single window of DNA contains:
- a CDS encoding uncharacterized protein (ID:PFLUO_008264-T1.cds;~source:funannotate), which translates to MTVTLKKPNTDPSGGSSTSASDVSRIVRGVIDDIRQNGDKAVRAYSEKFDKWSPKSFKLSRNDIDRIISKVPKQVLEDIKTVQDNVRTFALEQRKSITDFEYEIRPGVHLGQKNIPINAVGAYIPGGRYPLLASAHMTIVTAKAAGVKRVIACTPPILGEIPPSTVAAIHLAGADDIYILGGVQAVAAMAIGTETIDKIDFIAGPGNPFVAEAKRQLFGEIGIDLPAGPTEVLIVADQAADPVVVATDLLSQAEHGPDTPAVLITNSRKVAEKTITEVNRLLKVLPTAGLASVSWDRFGEVHVVENLAEAYQMADTYASEHVQILTANPREALEKMSNYGALFLGEKTCVSYGDKCIGTNHVLPTKGAARYTGGLWVGKYLKTVTYQEVTSEQASGELGRLCGRAARAEGFEGHARSGDIRARNYLNDTCDWLSQSAKI; encoded by the exons ATGACCGTGACACTCAAGAAGCCCAATACTGACCCCAGCGGGGGTTCAAGCACTTCCGCATCTGACGTGTCTCGCATCGTTCGTGGTGTAATCGACGACATCCGCCAAAACGGGGATAAAGCCGTGCGTGCATACTCGGAGAAATTTGACAAATGGAGCCCCAAAAGCTTCAAGCTGTCCAGGAACGACATCGATAGAATTATCAGCAAAGTGCCAAAGCAAGTTCTTGAGGACATTAAGACCGTCCAAGACAACGTCCGCACCTTCGCTCTCGAGCAGCGAAAGTCGATTACAGACTTCGAATACGAAATTCGCCCGGGTGTCCACCTTGGCCAGAAGAATATTCCAATCAATGCCGTCGGAGC TTACATTCCTGGGGGCCGTTACCCCCTTCTTGCGTCTGCGCATATGACGATCGTCACTGCCAAAGCAGCTGGTGTTAAGCGGGTCATTGCGTGCACACCCCCGATTCTAGGCGAAATTCCTCCTTCCACGGTCGCTGCGATTCACCTGGCTGGCGCCGATGATATCTATATCCTTGGTGGCGTCCAGGCTGTTGCGGCAATGGCGATTGGCACGGAGACTATCGACAAGATCGATTTCATCGCAGGACCTGGCAATCCGTTTGTCGCAGAAGCCAAACGCCAATTGTTCGGCGAGATCGGCATCGACCTCCCAGCTGGTCCAACCGAAGTCCTGATTGTGGCTGATCAGGCCGCCGATCCCGTGGTGGTTGCTACCGATCTTCTTTCCCAGGCTGAGCATGGTCCTGACACCCCGGCGGTGTTGATTACCAACTCGCGGAAAGTGGCAGAGAAGACTATAACTGAGGTTAACCGACTCTTGAAGGTCCTGCCTACCGCCGGTCTAGCGTCCGTGTCTTGGGACCGCTTTGGTGAAGTTCATGTGGTCGAGAATCTAGCTGAGGCTTATCAGATGGCGGATACCTATGCAAGCGAACACGTGCAGATTCTGACGGCGAACCCCCGAGAAGctttggagaagatgagcaaCTATGGTGCTCTTTTCCTCGGTGAAAAGACATGTGTTTCATACGGCGATAAG TGTATTGGTACCAATCATGTCCTGCCTACCAAAGGAGCTGCCCGCTATACTGGCGGTCTCTGGGTTGGTAAATACCTTAAGACTGTGACTTACCAAGAGGTGACTTCAGAGCAAGCGAGTGGTGAACTGGGTCGTCTGTGTGGCCGGGCGGCTCGTGCAGAGGGTTTCGAGGGCCATGCTCGCTCGGGTGATATCAGGGCTCGTAATTACCTTAATGACACATGCGACTGGCTTAGCCAATCTGCTAAGATTTAA
- a CDS encoding uncharacterized protein (ID:PFLUO_008265-T1.cds;~source:funannotate), whose amino-acid sequence MASNILQVPFRRSHAVSLSDAITQYISSKYDQRPDMFAEDLLIINRLRAEAVNVQEPHVSGVSRLVTYAAQLKWLGGKFPIDVLSQNNLRFELANILFNLAALYSQLAYALNRTTGDGLKQACNYLCQAAGVLNHLRTEIIPDLRTSPPEDMDEMTLQSLEQLLLAQGQECFWQKAVKDGLKDVSIARLAAQVSDFYADAGDFAVKSNAISTDWIHHMTAKHHHFAAAAQYRQSLDCLEKRKYGEEVARLRDSLNCVNEGLKESRWINRTVLGDLNGLKSRVAEDLKRAEKDNDVIYLNPVPPKSELKSIDRASMVASKAPSQVTDAISMLGDTGPLGQPLFAKLVPYAVHIAASIYSDRRDRLINGTLVAELESMTDKLRDLLSSLNLPGSLQALEKPLGLPPTLVSHAEEMRQQDGLNRLRQSVDDTARVKSNDRTVYNEGVELLAAEKAEDNAARRKYGTDRWSRAPSEEAASKIYNTATEISGYFASAQSSDDLVERKFQDYESVFRVLTGTNRDLESYVPSSRRAAIPHEVERESIRLRSCLSEVSRIENRRRRRIQTLKDKARADDIHPALIKETARLEREFPMQPIQAGQFEDLFEQKLRLYDSDRDMLAQEWKDQEEISGQVREANRNFTRAHKGDASTKERETALQELENGYLKYKEIISNLEVGRKFYNDLAKIVGRFRDDAKTFVHQRRMEASQLEADFTNVAAMSSLHITQPQLHQQPQPHSTHQYQPTQPPPSQPTPQVHHHVHRPSDASAPLTAPQPMRAPAPPPAVSAAPGVWSPEMGIRFSSAGLPPGATPTGSDQGQPGRGRGRALPGTWDPSQGLRFS is encoded by the exons ATGGCATC caacatcctccagGTCCCGTTCCGGCGCTCCCACGCAgtctccctctccgacgCAATCACCCAATACATCTCCTCCAAATATGACCAGCGCCCGGACATGTTCGCAGAAGACCTGCTGATCATCAACCGCTTGCGCGCGGAGGCAGTCAATGTCCAAGAGCCCCATGTGAGCGGTGTTAGTCGCCTGGTTACGTACGCGGCGCAGTTGAAGTGGTTGGGGGGGAAGTTTCCGATTGATGTGC TCTCTCAAAATAACTTGCGCTTCGAACTGGCCAACATCCTCTTCAACCTGGCAGCGCTCTACTCGCAACTCGCATACGCGCTCAACCGGACGACTGGAGATGGACTCAAGCAGGCTTGCAATTACCTCTGCCAGGCAGCCGGGGTACTTAACCACCTACGCACCGAGATAATTCCCGATCTGCGCACATCGCCACCAGAAGATATGGACGAAATGACACTTCAGAGCCTGGAACaactcctcctcgcccagggCCAAGAATGTTTCTGGCAGAAGGCCGTCAAAGATGGTCTGAAAGACGTCTCCATCGCGCGGCTGGCGGCCCAGGTCTCGGATTTCTATGCAGATGCAGGCGATTTCGCGGTCAAATCCAATGCTATTAGTACGGACTGGATCCACCACATGACAGCGAAACATCACCActtcgccgcggccgcgcAGTACCGGCAGTCGCTCGACTGTTTGGAAAAGCGCAAATACGGCGAAGAGGTGGCGCGGCTGCGTGATAGCTTGAACTGCGTGAATGAGGGGCTGAAGGAGTCTCGATGGATCAACCGTACGGTTTTGGGGGACCTGAACGGGCTGAAAAGTCGCGTTGCGGAGGACTTGAAACGCGCCGAGAAGGATAACGATGTTATCTACCTAAACCCCGTGCCGCCCAAGTCTGAGCTGAAGAGTATCGATCGTGCGAGCATGGTCGCCTCCAAGGCTCCCTCGCAGGTTACGGATGCGATTTCGATGCTGGGTGACACGGGACCGTTGGGACAGCCGCTTTTTGCGAAGCTGGTGCCGTATGCGGTTCATATTGCGGCTAGTATCTACTCTGATCGCCGGGATCGATTGATCAATGGGACGCTCGTTGCGGAGTTGGAGTCTATGACGGATAAGCTCAGAGA TCTTTTGTCATCGTTAAATCTTCCGGGATCGCTGCAAGCTCTTGAAAAGCCTCTCGGTCTACCACCGACACTGGTTTCTCATGCCGAGGAAATGCGGCAGCAAGATGGACTCAATCGTCTCCGTCAGTCCGTGGACGATACGGCTCGGGTGAAATCCAATGACCGGACGGTATATAATGAAGGGGTTGAATTGCTGGCAGCCGAAAAGGCAGAGGACAACGCGGCGCGCAGAAAATACGGTACGGATAGGTGGTCGCGCGCACCCTCTGAGGAAGCTGCTTCGAAGATTTACAACACCGCCACTGAGATCAGCGGCTACTTTGCCTCTGCGCAGAGCAgtgatgatctcgtcgagcGGAAGTTTCAAGACTACGAGTCCGTTTTCCGGGTGCTTACTGGAACGAACCGTGATCTGGAGTCCTATGTACCTAGCAGCCGGAGAGCTGCTATCCCACATGAGGTCGAGCGTGAATCTATCCGACTACGCAGCTGCTTGAGCGAAGTGAGCCGGATTGAGAAtcggcgacgacgacggaTCCAGACGCTGAAAGACAAGGCTCGGGCGGATGATATCC ATCCGGCTCTCATCAAAGAAACCGCCCGGCTTGAGCGCGAGTTCCCAATGCAACCAATCCAAGCCGGCCAATTCGAAGATCTCTTTGAGCAAAAGCTGCGACTGTACGACTCGGACCGCGACATGCTCGCTCAGGAATGGAAAGACCAGGAGGAAATATCTGGACAAGTGCGCGAGGCGAACCGGAATTTCACACGCGCTCATAAGGGAGACGCTTCGACGAAGGAGCGCGAGACCGCActccaggaactggagaatGGGTATCTGAAGTACAAAGAGATTATTTCGAATCTTGAGGTTGGGAGGAAGTTCTATAACGATCTGGCTAAGATTGTGGGACGGTTTCGAGATGATGCGAAGACGTTTGTTCACCAGCGTCGGATGGAAGCGAGCCAGTTGGAAGC AGACTTCACCAATGTCGCAGCCATGTCCTCGCTGCATATCACCCAGCCCCAACTCCaccaacaaccacaaccccATAGCACCCACCAATACCAGCCCACTCAACCGCCACCATCACAGCCAACACCTCAAGTCCACCACCATGTTCACAGGCCATCCGACGCAAGTGCCCCCCTAACAGCACCACAACCAATGCGCGCCCCCGCCCCACCACCCGCCGTCTCTGCTGCACCGGGAGTATGGTCCCCGGAAATGGGCATTCGGTTTTCATCGGCTGGATTGCCTCCTGGTGCGACTCCTACCGGGTCGGATCAGGGTCAACctggccgtggccgtggtcgCGCACTGCCCGGCACGTGGGATCCTTCACAGGGTTTACGGTTTTCTTGA
- a CDS encoding uncharacterized protein (ID:PFLUO_008266-T1.cds;~source:funannotate) → MPTRNAWTMDDAARNKLLKKYKTQVASGTSTICATLAVTPLENVKTRMQTHNFQNVFQCARYLWRTEGPRGYVAGALPPLASVTAVRVVNFSTYNWAKHAISDSIENITGRSPYQEYNTPGSSPTATGIFMFTFAGLLAGLVTSPLACPFELAKNVVQTSVLVSNRAQAAPDAARDPSLRRKPRLGTIEAIQQIVKRHGFRGLYTGFRLHAMRDTLGSGLYFGVYETVKQVAAKELGSDKSPFGAPMIAGAICSTVPWFCTYPLDTRKTRAQSVLLGKSSEIGEASLAVAKSSMYKGISIILIRTGVNNMILLSIFEYIKMRINELPD, encoded by the exons ATGCCGACCCGCAATGCCTGGACCATGGACGATGCGGCTCGCAATAAACTATTGAAAAAGTACAAGACCCAGGTGGCTTCGGGGACGTCGACCATCTGCGCGACTTTGGCGGTG ACTCCTCTGGAAAATGTCAAAACCCGGATGCAGAC GCACAATTTCCAAAACGTCTTTCAGTGTGCGCGCTACCTGTGGCGTACCGAGGGTCCGCGTGGCTACGTGGCTG GTGCCCTCCCGCCGCTAGCGAGCGTTACCGCGGTCCGAGTCGTAAACTTCTCCACATACAACTGGGCCAAGCATGCCATCTCCGATTCCATAGAGAATATCACCGGCCGATCTCCGTACCAAGAGTACAACACACCTGGCAGCAGCCCGACGGCGACGGGAATCTTCATGTTTACCTTCGCGGGCCTGCTAGCCGGGTTGGTGACTTCTCCCCTTGCCT GTCCCTTCGAACTGGCCAAGAACGTTGTCCAAACCTCCGTGTTGGTGTCAAATCGCGCCCAAGCGGCCCCCGATGCCGCCCGAGACCCTTCCCTCCGCCGCAAGCCCCGTCTTGGCACCATTGAAGCCATCCAACAGATCGTCAAGCGCCACGGATTTCGCGGCCTGTATACCGGCTTTCGCCTCCACGCGATGCGGGATACTCTGGGGTCGGGCCTGTACTTTGGCGTCTACGAAACCGTGAAACAGGtcgccgccaaggagctgggATCGGACAAGTCTCCGTTCGGAGCGCCCATGATCGCCGGTGCCATCTGCAGTACCGTCCCATGGTTCTGT ACGTATCCCCTCGACACGCGTAAAACCCGCGCGCAGAGCGTGCTCCTCGGCAAATCCTCCGAGATCGGCGAGGCCTCGTTGGCAGTCGCCAAATCTAGCATGTATAAGGGCATatccatcatcctcatccggACGGGCGTGAACAACATGATCCTCCTGAGTATCTTCGAGTACATCAAGATGCGGATTAACGAGCTCCCGGATTAA
- a CDS encoding uncharacterized protein (ID:PFLUO_008267-T1.cds;~source:funannotate), translating into MPKKQTSPAYVLGVGMTKFIKPRGKVDYNELGYEAGIKAMLDAQITYDDVDQGVACYVYGDSTCGQRVFYQFGLTNIPIYNVNNNCSTGSTGLAMARTMVTHGAADCVLVVGFEKMNPGSLQSMYNDRTNPTGLFGMMMAETRGVTNAPGAAQMFGNAGREYMEKYGATNKDFAEIARINHEHSKRNPYSQFQQEYSLDQVMNAPMIHEPLTKLQCCPTSDGGAATVVVSQEFLDARPHLKEQAVLIAGQTLATDTESVYSTSSIDLMGFGMSRHACRTAIAEAGVNVKDIKVCELHDCFSANEMITIDALELCEPGKAHEMVRRGDITYGGKMVINPSGGLISKGHPLGATGLAQCAELVWHLRGWANNRLLDGTAAALQHNLGLGGAVVVTVYKRADGKVAAAVPSDVVGKLTGLGYNPAVEAKGFTAEQAKSVISQKHASEYAVADAQERVLARF; encoded by the coding sequence ATGCCTAAGAAACAGACAAGCCCGGCCTACGTCCTAGGCGTGGGCATGACCAAGTTCATCAAGCCGCGCGGCAAAGTCGACTACAATGAACTAGGCTACGAGGCCGGCATCAAAGCCATGCTTGATGCCCAGATCACCTACGACGATGTCGACCAGGGTGTCGCCTGCTACGTCTACGGCGACAGCACCTGTGGCCAGCGCGTCTTCTACCAGTTCGGCCTAACCAACATCCCCATCTACAATGTCAACAACAACTGCTCCACTGGCTCAACAGGCCTTGCCATGGCCCGCACCATGGTCACCCATGGCGCGGCGGACTgcgtcctcgtcgtcggcttcgagaagatgaacCCCGGCAGCCTGCAGTCCATGTACAACGACCGTACCAATCCCACGGGCCTCTTCGGcatgatgatggccgagacCCGCGGTGTGACCAACGCTCCCGGGGCAGCCCAGATGTTCGGCAACGCCGGCCGCGAGTACATGGAGAAGTACGGCGCCACGAACAAGGACTTTGCCGAGATCGCCCGCATCAACCACGAGCACTCCAAGCGCAATCCCTATTCGCAGTTCCAGCAGGAATACTCCCTCGACCAGGTTATGAACGCGCCCATGATCCACGAGCCCCTCACCAAGCTGCAGTGCTGCCCGACCTCGgacggcggcgccgccaCCGTCGTCGTCTCGCAGGAGTTTCTCGACGCCCGGCCCCATCTCAAGGAGCAGGCGGTCCTCATCGCCGGCCAGACTCTCGCCACCGATACCGAGTCCGTGTACAGCACCAGCTCGATCGACCTGATGGGCTTCGGCATGTCGCGGCATGCGTGCCGCACGgccatcgccgaggccggCGTGAACGTGAAGGATATCAAGGTGTGCGAGCTGCACGACTgcttctccgccaacgaGATGATCACCATCGACGCACTGGAGCTGTGCGAGCCCGGCAAGGCGCACGAGATGGTCCGCCGCGGCGATATCACCTACGGGGGTAAGATGGTCATCAACCCATCTGGCGGGCTGATTTCCAAGGGCCACCCTCTCGGCGCGACGGGTCTGGCGCAGTGCGCGGAGCTGGTCTGGCATCTGCGCGGGTGGGCCAATAACCGTCTCCTGGACggcactgctgctgcccTGCAGCACAATCTGGGTCTCGGCGGCGCCGTGGTCGTCACCGTGTACAAGCGTGCAGATGGCAAGGTCGCCGCGGCTGTCCCCTCGGACGTTGTCGGCAAGCTTACTGGTCTGGGGTACAACCCGGCGGTGGAAGCCAAGGGCTTCACGGCTGAACAGGCCAAGTCGGTCATCAGCCAGAAGCACGCCAGTGAATATGCCGTTGCCGATGCGCAGGAGCGGGTCCTCGCCCGCTTTTAA
- a CDS encoding uncharacterized protein (ID:PFLUO_008268-T1.cds;~source:funannotate), producing the protein MARLTLSLFTVFLVLAAFAIALPTKRDAESDPFDAALGMLNPVTNDIMQDLGIDSQPSSSAHASAASATGTPTSTPSRQVASKPEPMQQGRKLIKPAAGEPTKTEKEPSTGNFVTPTAKQTPAKHNVKPNALDKIPIVGQLLGGGGLF; encoded by the exons ATGGCTCGTCTCACTTTGTCTCTCTTTaccgtcttcctcgtcctcgccgcaTTCGCGATTGCCCTGCCGACCAAGCGTGATGCGGAGAGTGATCCCTTCGATGCTGCTCTGGGCATGTTGAAC CCTGTCACAAATGATATAATGCAAGACCTAGGCATCGATTCTCAGCCCTCATCGTCAGCCCACGCCTCTGCAGCCTCTGCCACCGGCACCCCAACTTCAACACCGAGCCGGCAGGTTGCATCGAAGCCGGAGCCGATGCAACAGGGGCGCAAGCTGATCAAGCCCGCCGCTGGCGAACCCACcaagacggagaaggagccCTCCACGGGCAACTTCGTCACTCCGACTGCGAAGCAGACTCCAGCGAAGCACAATGTCAAACCTAATGCGCTAGACAAGATTCCCATTGTCGGTCAGCTgctgggtggtggcggtCTTTTCTAA
- a CDS encoding uncharacterized protein (ID:PFLUO_008269-T1.cds;~source:funannotate): MGKTKNAKALTHEEIWDDSALVRSWDEAVEEYQLYHSIHAKGENVEDVLREAERVEPSAVDEGDLAEDTPMEGGSDEPAPDVPQSAQVSGVAPAEEGVPAVAPPASGMPMPHPALTQVQDEGLKNLMMAWYFAGYYTGLHEGQQQGKQQPNSS; encoded by the exons ATGGGGAAGACCAAAAATGCAAAGGCCCTGACACACGAGGAGATATGGGATGACTCGGCCCTGGTGCGGTCGTGGGATGAGGCTGTCGAGGAGTACCAG CTATATCACAGCATCCACGCCAAGGGGGAGAATGTGGAAGATGTGCTGAGAGAGGCAGAAAGGGTAGAGCCTAGTGCTGTGGATGAGGGAGATCTCGCTGAGGATACGCCGATGGAGGGGGGCAGCGATGAACCCGCCCCAGACGTTCCGCAG TCCGCGCAAGTATCTGGTGTGGCCCCTGCAGAAGAGGGAGTACCAGCGGTCGCACCTCCTGCCAGCGGTATGCCAATGCCTCATCCAGCGTTAACGCAAG TTCAAGATGAAGGTCTGAAGAATCTCATGATGGCGTGGTACTTTGCGGGCTACTACACAGGTCTCCATGAGGGCCAACAACAAGGCAAACAACAGCCCAATAGCTCTTAA
- a CDS encoding uncharacterized protein (ID:PFLUO_008270-T1.cds;~source:funannotate): protein MAPDKKEKKRKAAPAAAELPAKKTKKADAKPAQTKDAVPKPILKKKENGTAPKADASVKVNGESARQIKPRKRAADFLGDEENDEPAAPVPEKQAAKKKSKKEDTPKKAKKEEKVVEESDEEIVGDVISEPESGEEDLDDQTAELIKGFESSGEEDASDDEGFNPDQPVPRIPDSKKAKRKILKKQKKGDAPSEPGTVYIGRIPHGFYEHQMRAYFSQFGDITRLRLSRNRLTGRSKHYAFVEFSSTTVAKIVAETMDNYLMYGHILKCKYVPAEQLHPEVWKGANRRFKKTPWNRIEKKRLEKGKTREQWSQRIEQEQKRRQAKVDKLKALGYEMDLPALKSVDDVPVQEPKAIEQAPEEETVKAIEAPSAESEDTPKKKTAKKAADQGTPKQDAPSESPATKAKGKANKGSKSKAKA from the exons ATGGCCCccgacaagaaagagaaaaagcgCAAGG ctgcgcctgctgccgCCGAGTTGCCCGCgaaaaaaaccaaaaaggccGATGCCAAACCCGCTCAGACCAAAGACGCTGTGCCCAAGCCCATACTgaaaaagaaggagaatggCACTGCACCCAAGGCCGATGCGTCGGTGAAGGTCAATGGAGAGTCTGCTCGCCAGATCAAGCCTCGCAAGCGTGCTGCCGATTTcctcggcgacgaggagaatgacGAGCCTGCCGCGCCTGTGCCTGAGAAGCAAGCTGCAaagaagaagtcgaagaaggaggacacgcccaagaaggccaagaaggaagagaaggtggttgaggagTCTGATGAGGAAATTGTTGGAGATGTCATCTCCGAGCCTgagagcggcgaggaagacTTGGACGATCAGACcgccgagctgatcaaggGATTCGAGAGCAGCGGAGAGGAAGACGCCTCCGACGATGAGGGGTTCAACCCGGACCAGCCCGTTCCTCGCATCCCAGActcgaagaaggcgaagcgcaagatcttgaagaagcagaagaagggcgacgCTCCTTCTGAGCCTGGCACTGTCTACATTGG CCGCATCCCGCACGGTTTCTATGAGCACCAAATGCGTGCCTACTTCTCCCAATTCGGTGACATCACCCGTCTCCGCCTGTCGCGCAACCGTCTCACAGGCCGATCGAAGCACTACGCATTCGTCGAGTTCTCCTCGACGACAGTTGCCAAGATCGTCGCCGAGACGATGGACAACTACCTGATGTACGGCCACATCCTCAAGTGCAAGTACGTGCCCGCGGAACAGCTGCACCCCGAGGTGTGGAAGGGCGCGAACCGGCGCTTCAAGAAGACGCCCTGGAACCGGATTGAGAAGAAGCggttggagaagggcaagacgCGTGAGCAGTGGAGTCAGCGCattgagcaggagcagaAACGGAGACAGGCCAAGGTCGATAAGCTGAAGGCCTTAGGGTATGAGATGGATCTGCCGGCGCTGAAGAGCGTTGATGATGTTCCCGTCCAGGAGCCGAAAGCTATTGAGCAGGCtcccgaggaggagactGTTAAAGCTATTGAGGCGCCTTCTGCTGAGAGTGAGGACAcccccaagaagaaaaccgCAAAGAAGGCGGCAGACCAAGGCACGCCGAAGCAGGATGCTCCGTCGGAGTCTCCTGCTACCAAGGCCAAGGGGAAAGCCAATAAGGGTAGCAAGTCCAAGGCGAAGGCGTAG
- a CDS encoding uncharacterized protein (ID:PFLUO_008271-T1.cds;~source:funannotate), with translation MLQLTPFGLLGLAAVALGELNPPYYANLTWQPARTLSNWSNLTVETRTGTFIGMLNDTYPDVRQFLRVPFAQPPVGDLRWLPPQRLSHSSKKIDSTRYGPACPQYVATSDALWSEYEPTSLLLSVGEADNQGATAWSSAEDCLSLAIWTPSYANKTSKLPVALFVTGGGGVTGGIEVPSQLPSHWVSRSQEHIVVTINYRLNIFGNPKSRALKEPSLTILDVRAAVEWVWENIEAFGGDPKNIMLWGQSQGAALTHLYTLAFPHDPLAAKFGIISQPPSVTINLTETEDVYQDFHIVAKGLGCNYGDDADAELECMRQVSWVQIEEYINRYNGTPSIAFTNCIPDERYIFSNETKRYISGQVARGPAIRSDASREMASAQENLAMEFEGQWICTAYDDSKLRATLGLETYRYEWAGNFSNISPVPYLGAFHWSDLLMIFGTYMTDKGKISDLEVATSETMQDFILAFLKDSSTVSSTVGWPAFDATTQHGGLILEFGNQTTVKNITGDFLEAGCWNSSIPFRIYEPRQRAARRRAV, from the exons ATGCTTCAACTCACTCCATTTGGATTGCTGGGGCTGGCTGCCGTGGCCCTCGGTGAACTCAACCCTCCATATTATGCGAATTTGACTTGGCAACCCGCTCGCACGCTGTCTAATTGGTCCAATCTCACCGTCGAGACGCGCACAGGAACATTCATTGGCATGCTGAATGACACCTACCCCGACGTCCGCCAATTTTTGCGTGTTCCTTTTGCCCAG CCACCAGTAGGGGACCTCCGATGGCTCCCTCCTCAACGGTTGTCGCACTCCTCGAAGAAAATTGACTCGACTCGGTATGGCCCGG CCTGTCCACAATATGTTGCTACGAGTGACGCCCTATGGTCCGAGTATGAGCCCACCAGTTTGCTGCTTAGCGTTGGTGAAGCCGACAACCAGGGTGCGACGGCCTGGTCTTCCGCCGAAGACTGCCTTTCGCTTGCTATTTGGACACCCTCCTACGCTAACAAGACCTCGAAGCTGCCTGTTGCGCTATTTGTCACTGGTGGCGGTGGGGTTACTGGCGGAATCGAGGTTCCATCCCAGTTGCCGTCTCACTGGGTGTCACGCTCTCAGGAACACATAGTGGTGACAATAAACTACAGGCTCAATATATTCGGAA ACCCTAAATCGAGAGCGCTAAAGGAGCCCTCGCTGACCATTCTGGATGTCCGGGCTGCAGTAGAATGGGTATGGGAAAATATTGAGGCCTTTGGAGGTGATCCGAAAAATATCATG CTCTGGGGACAGTCTCAAGGCGCCGCATTAACCCACTTATACACTCTGGCCTTCCCGCACGACCCACTTGCGGCGAAATTTGGTATCATCTCTCAGCCACCCTCGGTGACAATTAACCTTACAGAGACGGAGGATGTCTACCAAGACTTTCATATTGTGGCTAAAGGGCTCGGGTGCAACTATGGAGATGACGCGGACGCCGAGCTTGAATGCATGCGGCAGGTATCCTGGGTTCAGATAGAGGAGTACATCAACCGCTACAACGGCACTCCCTCAATTGCCTTCACCAACTGTATCC CGGACGAGAGATATATTTTTTCAAATGAGACTAAGCGGTACATCTCCGGCCAAGTCGCGCGGGGTCCGGCAATCCGGTCAGATGCATCGAGAGAAATGGCCAGCGCACAGGAGAATTTGGCAATGGAGTTTGAGGGCCAGTGGATCTGCACCGCCTATGATGACTCTAAATTGCGTGCGACCTTGGGGCTCGAGACGTACCGATACGAGTGGGCGGGTAATTTCTCCAACATCAGCCCGGTGCCGTATCTTGGAGCCTTCCACTGGTCAGACCTGTTAATGATTTTCGGCACCTATATGACTGATAAGGGCAAAATTTCCGACCTTGAGGTTGCGACTTCGGAAACAATGCAGGACTTCATTCTGGCCTTTCTCAAAGACTCGTCAACGGTCAGCTCCACTGTTGGCTGGCCAGCGTTCGATGCTACGACGCAACACGGGGGTCTTATCCTTGAATTTGGCAATCAAACGACGGTGAAAAATATCACGGGTGATTTTCTCGAGGCTGGTTGTTGGAATTCTTCCATTCCATTCAGGATATATGAGCCTAGGCAGAGAGCAGCACGCAGGCGGGCAGTGTAG